The sequence below is a genomic window from Myxococcus xanthus.
TTCTGCCTCAAACCTCACAGCCCCCAGCCGCCACCGTCAGGGCCGGTACCGCTCCGCCTCATGGAAGTACTGCGTGAGCGAGTAGTCCAGCAGCGCTTGGCGGGACTGCATGTACCGGCGCGCACGGAGAAAGGGTAGCCAGACGCGCTTGCCAACACGCACCTGGGACTCCTCCATCTTCGCCCGCAGCACCCACGTCCCGCCCAACCGCCGCACCAGAACGTCCCCCAGGTAGGCCCCCAGCGCCGGAACTGTGTGACTGTCGATGAGTTCGCGCGTGTACCGCTCCGGGAAGTTGTCCCGCCAGAAGTAGAAGTCCAGGTCCGTGAGGGACTCGGCCGTCTCGTCCATGATGGAGGGCACCTTGGTGTGCAGTGCCGCCACGAGGCCTTCGGACAAGTCGCCGTAGGACTCGAGGACGCGCTCCGGATTCACCACGTCCGAGGGATGGGCGACGGGGAGCCACTCCTCCGGCACCGGCGGCCGGAAGGCGTTTAGCTCGGCAATCTTCCGTTGCCGCTCGCTGATGACGAACTCGTCGGGTAGCCGCGAGAGGAACGGCGCCACGTCCGGGTGGAAACGCGGCTCAACGGGCACGAGCGCGGCGCTACGCTCCCGCAGCGTGCTCAGCACCGTGTCGAAGTCGAGGTCCGGCCGCAGGTGGACGTGCGCTCGGGCCTGCACCACGCGCGCCTCCTCGCTGGCGAACTCGGCGGCAGTGGGCCATAGCACCAAGAGGACGGAGCCGTTGGGGAGTTCCTCCACGAGGTGTGCAGGCGTCGAGAGCATCCGCTCACGACCGACGCTATCTACGAGCTTCGGGCCGAAGACATTGAGCCAGAACAGCTCATAGACTCTGTCGAACCCATCCCGCTTCCACGTCTCGTCGTCACGGCCGAAGGAAGGAGACCCCGCGAGTTGCCGGTCGGCCACACTGTGCGCTGCAGCATGTTCCGCCGGATATCGGGATGCCCAAGCCCGAGCCATTGCAACCAAGCCGCGGCAGGCGTCCGCATCTGCAAAGAAGGAGAGTGGCTGCACTTCTAAACTGGCATTCAGTGTGAATCTTCCACGGGCGGGTCCGAGATTAAGCACCAACGACACAGCTGGGCTCTCAGTGCGATACAGTCCAATGATTGCCCCATACTCGTTGCGCCGCTCCTCTAGAGCGCGCCACACCGCGTCGCGGGAATACTTACGTTTCCGGATAGCCTTGACAAAAGTCGGCGTCCAACCGACGGCACCTTTCTCGAGGGCATCAAGCAGAGGCGACACTTCGCGCTCCAGACCGTTATTCGGCTCGAAGTTTCCCTCGAAGAAGAAGCGCAGACTATCCACCTTGTTGAGGTCACGCAGTGTCAGCGCCTTCATTGAAACACCACCTCCACGCCCTCAACTCGGTCCTGAACCAAGGATACTGCAGCATCCAGCCCATCACGGTCTCGCGGCAATAGATTCTCACCCTCGTAGACAAGGCGTACTCGCTTCACGACCGCCTGTTGTCGCATACCGTCCCGAAGAATTTTCAGTGACCCACCGTAGTACTTCATCGCGTTGCTCGCATCCGTACTCACCTGCACAGTCAACTCGTCCCGATCCAATAGGCTGAGGTTTCGACTCTTAAAGCTGAACGTCTCCACCCGAGGTGGCTGGCCCGGTGGGAGGCGCTCCTCGATGACGAGGACGTCGGCGTACCGGAAGTCCACCTTCGACACGCCCACGTGTGTCTCGATTCGAGGCTGTTCGAAGTCCTTGAGCCATTTCCGCTCGGCCCGCGGCTTCGCCGCGTCCTCCTCCAGGGTCGCGACCATCTTCCTCTCAAACTCCATGCCCCGGGCATGGTAGTTGCGCATCTTCTCGTAGCCCTCCCAAACCAGGGGCCCCTTGACGGGATCGCCATCTCGAATCTCCTTCAGCCGCTTCTTGCGGTAGGCCACGTACTGCCGCCAGCGCGCGGCCCCCTGTTCGACGCCGGGCGGCGGCTCATTGAGCTTGGGGGCCAGCGTCTTCAGCAGCTTCACGTCCTTCGGGAGCCGTGGCCCCGAGGCTTCCAACTCGGCCTGGACCAGCTTCGCCTTCGCGGCCTCCGCAGCGCCCACCTTGGCGTTTTGCGCGAAGAGGTCCAGGTTGACGTACCGCGCCCCTGCTGTGCCCCGTGTAGCCGCGGGCTGGGCTGGCTCCCGATTCGCACCTCCTCTCGTCGTTGCTGCCTTGGATGTCTCCCGGCTTGCCGCCTGTGCCTCCGCAGCCGACACCTCGGCGTTCTGCTCGAAGAGGTCCAGGTTGTCGGACCGCTTCCCTGCCGAGCCCCTTGTGGCCACGGGCTTAGCGGACTCGCGGCTGGCCGCCTCCATCAGCAGCACCTGAGCCTTCGCAGGGTTTCCGCGGGCCTCAACGATGGCGATGAAGCCATCACGCCCCTCTGTCAGCACCAAGAAGGCAAACTCGCGTTTGCCCCGCATCAAGGCGAAGGCCTCGCGGACTGCGTCGGGGCCGAATAGCTCCTCCAGTTCCTTGACGACGGCCTTCAGCACTTCGAGTTCCGATACCGCGAGCCGCCGCAGACTCGCCCGCCCACCGGCGTTGGACTCCACGAGCGCGCGCGCGCCCTTGCCCCCGGCATACAGCGCCACCATCAGCGCGGCAGGCGCCAGCTCTCGTGTGGCCTGCTCGTACTTGCCTTGCGCCAGCGAGTACGCCCCATGCCCCGTCCCGGCCACCAGGTGGTAGAAGCCGACCGGCACACCGAAGGTGAGAGCGTCAAAGGCCCCGGCCGAGACGCTCCCCGGCGAGTAGTGCCTCGCCATCAACGCCTTCTGCACTTCGTCGAGGGCGGCCTGATAGGGCGGGGGCATCTGCCCACGCATCGCCATGAGCTCCGTGTACCGAGCCTCGCCACTCACCAAGCTGCTGGAGAGCAAATCCCGACCCGCGCGCCCCAGCCCGCGCACCACGTCGCGGCCCTGCTCCCCCCGGTCCGGGAAGCCTTCCAGCGCCAGGCCCCGCCGCTTCAGCTCCTCCCGGACGACGGGCATGGCACCCAGCGTCTCGCCCAGTTGCTTGTCGCGAGCCAGCCGCTGAACCACCTCACGCAGCTCGTCGTCGAAGGCCGTGTGCAGGACGAAGAGGGAGAACACCTCGGAGTACGGCACGCCGTACTTCTCTACGGACGTGACGATGAAGTCCGCGCGTTTGCGACTGAGGACAGCCGAGGCGGCTTCGTCCATCGGCCCCAGGGCCCCCAGGCGGACAGCGTCCCAGGGATAGAGGGACTGCACCAGCGCGGCCATGTCCACCCCGCGCTGCATGGCCACGAACTCTGCGGGCGAGGCACACGCCAGGAAGGGCTCCAGTACATCCCGGCTTTGGGTCAGGCGGGGCCAGCCAGGAGGCAGAGCCTTACCGCCACAAGCGAAAGCCCCTCCCCCGCTGTTCGAGCCGCGCGCGCCCTCCTCGTGGAGGGCCCTGCCGATGACTCCACGTCGAAAGCCCATCGGCCCCGGGTCTGGCGTCCCATCCGCGGAGCCCGACGCCTCCCCCTGGTCCCCCCCCGTCGCCGCGCTCCTTGCCGCCTGGGAGGGCACGGTGACGCGACTGAAGGCCAGGACGGCCCCACGGCTCGCCTGGCCCGGCCTCGCGGGCAGTGAGGCGCACCCGGAGGCCAGGAGGGCCACCGCCAGCGCGAGGCCAAGCCCGCCGCGCCAAGGCCGCTCAGCGCGCATTGTCCACCCCCAGCCCCACGGAGGCGAAGGCGCCAGGCCGCAGCGTCCCTTCCGCCGTCGGGAAGAGCAGCGTGCCCCCCTGCCCCACCGCGTACAGCTTGCCGCCCAGGAAGCGCCACCGCGCGTCACCCGAGGCGAGGTAGCGCGCTCCTGGCTGGCCCGCGCCCACCGCCAGGCCGCCCACCCCCACCGAGAGGTTGCGGTGGAAGAGCTGCGTCTCCAGCCGGCCGTCCACGTCCACCCGGCCCCAGTTGAACACCTCGGCCCCCATCGACAGGCGGAAGTGTCGCTGCCCCAGCACACCCAGGCTCTCCGCGTCCCAGTTGAGAATCAATTCGCCGTGGGCCGAGTACCCGTCCGGGAAGGGCGCGTCCGCCTGCGGCACAGCAGTCGGGCCCGCCACCTGGAAGCGCGCCAGCTCGTAGTCCGGACCGAAGGCGCCCTGCCGGAAGCCTCCGCGCTGGAGACGGCCCTCCAGGCGCGCGCGCATGTCTACCGTCGAGGACATGTACTCCGCACCCAGCCCCGCCACCGCGCCCCACGCACCGCCCTCTCCAGGACGCCCGCCCCAGCCCACATTCGCCTGCAGCTCGAAGCCACCTTTCCCATTGCGGCGGCTCACGAGGATGGCCGTCCCGTCGACGTGGGCCAGCGTCATCGGCTCCGACGTCCCTCCGGCCTTGCCCCAGTCATGCACCGCCGACAGCGACAGGACGTACTTCATGGGGTACGGCTGTCGGCCCATGAGGATGTGCTGCACGTCCAGCACGACTTCCGCCCCCATCAGCCGCGCGCCCAGCACGTCCGAGGCGAAGGCCTCGACGTAGAGGGGCCTCAGCATCCCCGTCACCACCGCGCCGGCTGGGTTGTAGTTGGGGTTGCCCCGGTTGTTGTAGCGGCGCACCAGGTGCCCGGACAGCAGCGTGTACGACTCCAGGGCGCCCACCCATATGAAGTTCGGCGCGTCGCCTCCCACCATCAGGTTCTGCACCACCTGGCCCCAGTCCGAGAGCTCGTCCCAGTCCTCCTTGCGCACCAGACTGCCCCCCGCCTCCCCTCCCCACATGCGCAGTCGCACCGGAGCGCCCAGGTCGACTTGGAGGAAGCCTGGTTTGACGACCTCCAGCCGCGGATGCACCTGAAGGAAGCCTTCGTCCCTTCCGGCCCCTCTCCGAGGCAGCAGTGCCCACGTCGTGGTCTCCAGGCTCAGCCGGTTCGCCCAGCGAGAGCCCGAACCGGACGTGGCTGGCCCCTCCTCTACCAGGGCATCCCCCTCGTCCACGGAAGGCTCGAGCAGCGCATCTCCGCCTGCCTCATCGGGGTCGACTTCCTCCTCGGCCACGTAGTCTTCGGGATAGGCAATCTCTTCCGCCCATCCCACGTCGGGTAACACCAACAACAACACGACGGCCCAGCGCGTGAACATCGACGTCTCCTGTGAAGGCCCCGAAGGAGGGGCAATGGACAGAGGCCTCCCGTTCAGTCCGGCAGAGCGCCGGACTGCGGGGTGAATGCATCGCAGTGCGGGAGTCGTCGGCAGGCCGACCAAGCAATAGGCAGACGTGTCACGTCTCGGCGCCAGGAAGCCCGGCCCGACCCGACAGCGGACAGACGCGTCACGTCTCGGTGCCCGGAAGCCCGGCGCCGCTCATGACTCCAAACGTGAATAGGGATGACGGAGGAAGGGCGCCTCAGCGTCCGTCAGGCACGCAGCCCGGCGAAGCGCAGACGGCTACTCCGCGCACGACTTCCGCCAGCACGCGCATCGCATGGCGGTGCCGTAGGTCCTCTGCGCAGAGCGAAAGCCCACCGCCTAGTTCTCGTCGGAGCTAGGAAGGTGGATCAAGCGCGTCGCCCTCCGGGCGCTCTCCGCAGCCACCAAGGAAGCGCGCAGCCGCGCGCATGCACTCCAGCACAGTGGGGAACACATCGCCCTCCAGGGCACGCCAGAATGAACTAGACCAATAGGTATAGTCCATTGGACCCTAGATTGGCATTCCGCACAAGCCCCCAAACGCAGGGAACCCACGAGAGGGCTTGGAGGTAGCGCTCGTAGGGTTAAGGGAAGGTGACGTTGCCCAGAGTGACGGTGCGGGGGCCATTCGCCTCCCACAGCTTCAGGGTGAAGGGGCCCTGGGCAGAGTCTGGGGTGGCCTCCGCCTCAACGATGACGCGAACACTCTTCTCCGAAGGTGTGGGTGCAACCTGCCACACCTGCAGCACGTTCAGCTCCTTGCCAGACTTATCTCGAAGCGCCGCACCCGTTGCCGTCCACGGCTGCCCGCCCTCGGGAAACGCCAGCGTTACGTCCACCGCAACCCGTAGCGCAGAGCGATAGCTGTAAGCTAGACGCACAACAACAGCGACACCGGGGCCTCGTGAGATAGACTTGCCAAGGTCAATATCGTCGACGCCCCCACTGCCTGCCTTCCCCATAGAGAGAAGGCCAGCGAGCCCTTGAGGGGCGCTTCGCTCAGCACGCAGGCGCTCATTCTCCTCTAGGCATCGCTGGGCCTCTGCCTTCGCCTCTCTCGCTTCTTCCCGGTAGGTCTCCACCCCGCGCTTCCGACGATACACCTCGACAACCGGCTCCGCATTCGCTGGATGTGCCACCAGGAGGAAAGTCGCGCTCCCGGGTGCCGCCTCATCCCGAAACCTCACTACCAACCGAAGCCGATCTCCGGGGCTGATGCCCTCCGCGGGAATCAGCCGAATCGTAGCTTGGCCAATATCCACAAGGGAAAACTGCTCTCGCCCTTCCAGGACCACGCCTTCTCGCGCCAGTTCCGAATCAAAAAGAATCGTGGAGGAGAGCCCCGAGCTTATCGACACTTCGACCGCAGTGGATGTGCTCTCAGGACTCAATTCGATGCGGCGGACTCCTGCGCCGGTTGACATGAATGCCGGCTGCGCCCGGGCCAGACCACCGCCGAGGAGAAAAAGAAAGAGGACTGCCGATACTGTTCGAGGCACGCAGTTGTCACTCCTTGGCGAGCCAACGCTGGGCGCCAGGGCACACCACCTGGGGCCCAGCATTTCACTCAAACTCGCGGACGGCCTTCAGCTGAACGCTTGACCAGACTCGAAGTCTACCGGAGTCAGCCTTACCTGGCTCCAACTCAAGCCCGCGCTTAAAGCTTGTGTCATACACCTCTATGCACACCGGGAAGCTGCCTTTGCTCGTGCGGACCCGCGTCAGTCGGCCATAGACGCGGTCGCCCAGAATGAGTCGCCCGGACAACGCTGTGTCGTCGGGCAACCGGCCCCAGTTCCCAAGCAAGCGGATCTGCGTGTTGCCCTCGCGCACCGCGATGACCCTCGTGTCGCCCTTAATGGGAAAAGTTGCGCCGTTGGTCTCCCCCACGCGGATGCCCAGCTTCGCCATGGCCTCGACGGCCCCATCCGGGCAGTCCTCGGGGTCAGGTGGCGGGCGCACCTGCGCGCCAGAGCACGCGAGCGTCATGCAGAGGGCCGTCGTCGCCAAGGCACTGCTGACGCTCCTCGTGGCCTTCTTGGCAGGCACCGGCGGGGAGGTCGGGGAGTCACTCTTCGTCGTCGTCACGGTGGCAGTCACCTCGGGAAGCGTCGCGGGGGGAGCGACGGCCGCAGGTGTTGCCTCCGGCCCGATGGGAGCTGCGGCCGGGGCAGCTTGAGGTTTTTCTATATATGGCGCTACTTCTTGGCCGGTGACGGCCTGCGGCTGCGGTGAGTCCGTCCGCAGTGAGAAGTACGCCCCATACGCGAGGGCCATGGCCAGCAGCCCCGCCCCCAGCACACGCCCCAGCCTCAGTCGCGAGAGGAACGAGCGCCGCCCCACCTCGACGAAGGGAGCCACAGGCGGCGCAAGCGGCGCGGCGTCCGCCTCCATCGCGGCTTCCGCCCCCACCCCGGGCTCAAGCGCCAAGCCCGGCAGCTGCGCCTCCACGGGCCGCGTGGCCGCAGGCGCCAGCGGGGTCTCGGGCGGCAATGCCGCGGGCCTGCCTTCGCCAGGGACTTCCGGCAGCTCCGGCCCCAGCGCCTTGCCACGACGCATCTGGCGCAGGGGCCGCTTTGCCCACCGCTCCAGCTTGTTCACCTTGCCCTCGTTCTCGGTGGTGGCCGAGTTCGGGCCATAGGCGTCAAACAGGGGCGTGTCCCACGCCTCCCCTTCCGCCCCGGACAGGAGTTCCTCCAGGGCCGCACAGACAGTGCTCGCGTCGGGACGCGCAGCAGGGTCCTTCTCCAGCAGCCGCATGCACAACATGCCCAGCCGCTCCGGGACGAAGCGATTGACGTGGTGAGGGGGCACAGGCGTCCTGCCAATGACAGCCTGGACGTACTCCGCTTCCGAGCCCGCGTCGAAGGGCAGCCTCGCCGTGAGGAGACGGTAGAGGACGGTGCCCAGGGCCCACATGTCGTCCGAGGGGGCGGACACGTAGCGGGCGCCCGCCTTCTTGCCGAAGAACTTCTTCTGCAGGAAGAGCCAAGCCTCGGGGGGCCGGTACTCCATCGTCCCCGGCGGCAGCATGGACTGGGTGACGCCGGGCGCGCCCCTGTAGTCCCCAATCCCGTAGTCCACCAGCACCGCCAGGCCGTCCGCGTCGCGCACCATGACGTTGGCGTCCTTCACGTCCCGGTGCACCACTCCCGCCTCGTGCGAGGCCTCCAGCGCCCGCGCCATGTCGAGCGTCACCTTCGCAATTCGCCGGGCACAAGGGTTCTCATCCTTCACCCACGCGCTCAGCTTCCGGCCCTCCACGTACTCCATGGCGATGAGGGCGAAGTCGCGCTCCTCGGCATGCCAGTAGGTGAAGCCGCGAATGCCCACCACGTTTGGGTGCGTCAAGCGCAAGAGGATGGAGACTTCCTTCTCCACCCGCCCCTCCACGCGCTGCCTCTCCACGAGCTTCAGCGCGCAGGGCTGCCCGTCGCTCGTCGCGAGGTACACGGTGCCGAAG
It includes:
- a CDS encoding DUF2381 family protein gives rise to the protein MPRTVSAVLFLFLLGGGLARAQPAFMSTGAGVRRIELSPESTSTAVEVSISSGLSSTILFDSELAREGVVLEGREQFSLVDIGQATIRLIPAEGISPGDRLRLVVRFRDEAAPGSATFLLVAHPANAEPVVEVYRRKRGVETYREEAREAKAEAQRCLEENERLRAERSAPQGLAGLLSMGKAGSGGVDDIDLGKSISRGPGVAVVVRLAYSYRSALRVAVDVTLAFPEGGQPWTATGAALRDKSGKELNVLQVWQVAPTPSEKSVRVIVEAEATPDSAQGPFTLKLWEANGPRTVTLGNVTFP
- a CDS encoding serine/threonine protein kinase is translated as MRDNGPPAVLSPGDVVKGYTVVRQLDQGGFGTVYLATSDGQPCALKLVERQRVEGRVEKEVSILLRLTHPNVVGIRGFTYWHAEERDFALIAMEYVEGRKLSAWVKDENPCARRIAKVTLDMARALEASHEAGVVHRDVKDANVMVRDADGLAVLVDYGIGDYRGAPGVTQSMLPPGTMEYRPPEAWLFLQKKFFGKKAGARYVSAPSDDMWALGTVLYRLLTARLPFDAGSEAEYVQAVIGRTPVPPHHVNRFVPERLGMLCMRLLEKDPAARPDASTVCAALEELLSGAEGEAWDTPLFDAYGPNSATTENEGKVNKLERWAKRPLRQMRRGKALGPELPEVPGEGRPAALPPETPLAPAATRPVEAQLPGLALEPGVGAEAAMEADAAPLAPPVAPFVEVGRRSFLSRLRLGRVLGAGLLAMALAYGAYFSLRTDSPQPQAVTGQEVAPYIEKPQAAPAAAPIGPEATPAAVAPPATLPEVTATVTTTKSDSPTSPPVPAKKATRSVSSALATTALCMTLACSGAQVRPPPDPEDCPDGAVEAMAKLGIRVGETNGATFPIKGDTRVIAVREGNTQIRLLGNWGRLPDDTALSGRLILGDRVYGRLTRVRTSKGSFPVCIEVYDTSFKRGLELEPGKADSGRLRVWSSVQLKAVREFE